In Vulpes lagopus strain Blue_001 chromosome 1, ASM1834538v1, whole genome shotgun sequence, a genomic segment contains:
- the CNR1 gene encoding cannabinoid receptor 1, translating to MKSILDGLADTTFRTITTDLLYVGSNDIQYEDIKGDMASKLGYFPQKFPLTSFRGSPFQEKMTAGDNAQLVPADQVNITEFYNKSLSSYKENEENIQCGENFMDMECFMILNPSQQLAIAVLSLTLGTFTVLENLLVLCVILHSRSLRCRPSYHFIGSLAVADLLGSVIFVYSFVDFHVFHRKDSPNVFLFKLGGVTASFTASVGSLFLTAIDRYISIHRPLAYKRIVTRPKAVVAFCLMWTIAIVIAVLPLLGWNCKKLQSVCSDIFPLIDETYLMFWIGVTSVLLLFIVYAYMYILWKAHSHAVRMIQRGTQKSIIIHTSEDGKVQVTRPDQARMDIRLAKTLVLILVVLIICWGPLLAIMVYDVFGKMNKLIKTVFAFCSMLCLLNSTVNPIIYALRSKDLRHAFRSMFPSCEGTAQPLDNSMGDSDCLHKHANNAASVHRAAESCIKSTVKIAKVTMSVSTDTSAEAL from the coding sequence ATGAAGTCTATCCTAGATGGCCTTGCCGATACCACCTTCCGCACCATCACCACAGACCTCCTCTACGTGGGCTCCAATGACATTCAGTACGAAGATATCAAAGGTGACATGGCATCCAAACTAGGGTACTTCCCACAGAAATTTCCTTTAACTTCCTTTAGGGGAAGTCCCTTCCAAGAAAAGATGACTGCAGGAGACAATGCCCAGTTAGTCCCAGCAGACCAGGTGAACATTACCGAATTTTACAACAAGTCCCTTTCATCCTACAAGGAGAATGAGGAGAACATCCAGTGTGGGGAGAACTTCATGGACATGGAGTGCTTCATGATTCTGAACCCCAGCCAGCAGCTGGCCATCGCCGTGCTATCCCTCACACTGGGCAccttcacagttctggagaacCTGCTGGTGCTGTGTGTCATCCTCCACTCCCGCAGCCTCCGCTGCCGGCCCTCTTACCACTTCATCGGCAGCCTGGCAGTGGCCGACCTCCTGGGGAGCGTCATATTTGTCTACAGCTTTGTGGACTTCCACGTGTTCCACCGCAAAGACAGCCCCAATGTGTTTCTTTTCAAACTGGGTGGGGTCACCGCCTCCTTCACGGCCTCCGTAGGCAGCCTGTTCCTCACGGCCATTGACAGGTACATATCTATTCACAGGCCCCTGGCTTATAAGAGGATTGTCACCAGGCCCAAGGCTGTGGTGGCATTTTGCCTGATGTGGACCATAGCAATTGTGATTGCTGTGCTGCCTCTCCTGGGCTGGAACTGCAAGAAACTGCAGTCGGTTTGCTCAGACATTTTCCCACTCATTGATGAAACCTACCTGATGTTCTGGATCGGGGTCACCAGCGTGCTGCTGCTATTTATCGTGTATGCATACATGTACATTCTCTGGAAGGCTCACAGCCACGCGGTCCGCATGATTCAGCGCGGCACCCAGAAGAGTATCATCATCCACACTTCAGAGGATGGCAAGGTGCAGGTGACGCGGCCCGACCAAGCCCGCATGGACATTAGGCTGGCCAAGACCCTGGTTCTGATCCTTGTGGTTTTAATCATCTGCTGGGGCCCTCTGCTTGCGATTATGGTGTATGATGTCTTTGGGAAGATGAACAAGCTCATTAAGACGGTATTTGCGTTCTGCAGTATGCTCTGTCTGCTGAATTCCACCGTGAACCCCATCATCTACGCTCTGCGGAGCAAGGACCTGAGACATGCTTTCCGGAGTATGTTCCCCTCGTGTGAAGGCACCGCACAGCCTCTTGATAACAGCATGGGGGACTCGGACTGCCTGCACAAACACGCCAACAACGCAGCCAGCGTTCACAGGGCCGCAGAGAGCTGCATCAAGAGCACGGTCAAGATTGCCAAGGTGACCATGTCTGTGTCCACAGACACGTCTGCCGAGGCTCTGTGA